Proteins co-encoded in one Brassica rapa cultivar Chiifu-401-42 chromosome A02, CAAS_Brap_v3.01, whole genome shotgun sequence genomic window:
- the LOC103851523 gene encoding putative serine/threonine-protein kinase: MKRYLCCFKGESSSQGAARNPQSSGGNRQRPFGDNEFLNNAWRNNLELPDDRLPPESPRVSPPRLPYFTLRWEEILEGTQNLDNTNLLGEGNFGQVYRCNLPRLNQVGAAKIQKVENEEAKTEFEAEITTLHRANHPNVINLLGQCVTDEDRVIVYQFMPRGSLDHHLYADTRPAPGLQQQRNAVLSWERRMSIALGVAEALIYLHEELKTVHRDLKVANVLLDEDFVPKLTDFGLATRMAHDANGIEKQSQIDPIKGTMGCIAPETEGSGLVSSKSDVYSYGVFLLTLFTGRKAFDRSRPVASRKINGWLMSVWTREEYLPIVLDVALGNTYSAEGIKRLFQAARMCMDPNVLARPTMRFVETMVRQAAAYDVATLPPVLRRDLV; encoded by the exons ATGAAGAGGTACTTATGTTGTTTCAAAGGAGAAAGCTCGAGTCAAGGCGCAGCGCGAAACCCACAATCATCGGGAGGAAATCGACAACGGCCATTTGGCGATAACGAGTTCCTCAACAACGCGTGGCGCAACAATCTCGAGCTCCCCGACGATCGTCTTCCTCCAG AATCTCCTCGCGTATCTCCACCTCGACTTCCTTATTTCACGTTACGATGGGAAGAGATCTTAGAAGGAACTCAAAACCTCGATAACACTAACTTGCTCGGCGAAGGCAACTTCGGTCAAGTCTATCGCTGCAATCTCCCAAGACTCAATCAG GTTGGAGCTGCAAAGATTCAAAAGGTAGAGAACGAAGAGGCTAAAACCGAGTTCGAGGCGGAGATCACAACGTTACACAGAGCTAATCACCCAAACGTGATCAACCTTCTCGGACAATGTGTCACCGACGAAGACCGTGTCATCGTCTACCAGTTCATGCCTAGAGGCTCTCTCGACCACCACCTCtatg CTGACACGAGGCCAGCTCCGGGCTTACAACAGCAACGAAATGCGGTTTTGAGCTGGGAGAGGAGGATGAGCATCGCATTGGGTGTAGCTGAGGCTCTGATCTATCTACACGAGGAGCTCAAGACGGTTCACAGAGATCTCAAGGTTGCTAACGTCTTGCTAGACGAGGACTTTGTGCCGAAGCTGACTGATTTTGGGCTAGCGACTAGAATGGCTCATGATGCGAACGGCATTGAGAAGCAGAGCCAGATCGATCCTATCAAGGGAACTATGGGATGCATCGCACCGGAGACAGAAGGGTCAGGTCTGGTTTCGAGCAAGTCTGATGTCTATAGCTATGGAGTTTTCTTGCTCACGCTTTTCACTGGAAGGAAGGCTTTTGATCGTTCGAGACCTGTTGCTTCAAGGAAAATCAATGGATGG TTGATGTCAGTATGGACGAGAGAAGAGTACTTGCCTATTGTTCTTGATGTTGCGTTGGGCAATACGTATTCGGCTGAAGGTATAAAGAGATTATTTCAGGCTGCTAGGATGTGTATGGACCCAAATGTACTGGCACGGCCTACTATGCGTTTTGTGGAGACGATGGTTCGTCAAGCTGCAG